Below is a window of Lepidochelys kempii isolate rLepKem1 chromosome 14, rLepKem1.hap2, whole genome shotgun sequence DNA.
ccttttttctttctgtcttccaAATACCCACTCCACAGCAAATCTACTCGGGGTTTAGTTAAAAAGCTCCTTTCGCCTTGTCCAAGTGTCCTGGAAAATGGTTCAGAAGTCAGGAATGCAGAGGTGAAGCTGTCTCCAGAAAGTTGTTGGATTCCAGCtaattttcaaagtaaaattaCCAAAAGAATCAAACAATTATCAGAATTGGTAAGTGAGAGAAGCAACAATTAATTAGATGGAACTGTGAACAATAGCTTCTCATACAACCAGTTCAGGAAAACCAAACAAGCACATGAAATTATTAATTATGGTTATTAGTGAGACTGCTATCAGGGTGTAACCACAGAAGAATGTATTGGGGATACTTTTCCCTAAACACTAAGGGATGTCCCAAAATAAACCATTAAAATtgactttaaaataaacatttaagaAATAAGAAATGACAGAAGAAACCAACAAACAATTAAATCATGAAGAATTATCCAAATGAGATACTCcaggtaaataaaacaaataatacaatGGAGCAACTCTTaaaaccagggctttggagcagagcccggagctggagcatggagcagctccagagcagtggagctgcaggtttttgcctggagctggagtacagctccaaagccctgcttaaAATAACCTCTTAACTAAACATGAAATACTaaataagacagtaaataaaaacaacattGGTTAAATATATTGAATGGACCAGATATAAAAcagtataaattttaaaaagctgtgaGCATTAAACACAGTGGTATTCACTTAATTACTTAGGATACTTACAGCATCAACAGGATGATTATCCTAATTAAGATTAATTAGTAGCTAAGCATCAACGTAATTCAACAGCTCAATTTAACAAAATAGTGTAATATAACCAAGTAAAAACTCAGTGAAGTAACTAGATTACAACAACTATAATTCAACTTGATATTAAAacttttaaactaaaaataaatttgaacAAGAGAGGTTGCACAGGACAACAGAACTGAAAGTAGTTTCAACTAACAAAAGCTAGCAAAACCATTGATACTTCTTTTCCGTCTCTCTTACGATGGTAGTATTCCGAGGCTAAGCATGATTCTTAAGGCAAATTCACATACATATGATTACTACAGCTTGGAATTCAGCAGTGTAGACACATGTCTATCTGGACATGGTTTCAATGCACTGCATCCACTGGCAATggctgtagtaggaagagaggcTGACATATGCCCTTGTATTAAAGGCCTGGTATAAGGCAGGGACTGCTAACAGAATTTGGTAAGAATAGGGCTAATATTGCGAAAATACatattcctaagaagtgctaagcacaAAGTATTCATGCAAACACATTCCAATATTAAGTGGTACGAGAACATTCGGGTATTAAAAATggtaaaaaacatttttcaaaaataacaggaacacactgatcccttttaaagataaagtcaggatgacagcatataatgaaaatgttttaattcaaccaacatgtacaaggtgataaCTAGCTACATCAGGGGGTAGTAACTAATTATGTCAgaggcagtactaacttgtttgtattcgggtataaaaatatatttcagagGGATAATATTTGTTCAGCCGAGGGGGGAACggaaagtcccaccattcactAGGCTGCGTCCATTGTTACAAACATACATGTTTTAGTATTcttgtagagtctgccaggtgctattaccgtgctttgtcaacaataaacctggcctggtgccttcgtaccttaacggatcttgtaGTCATTGAGTGGTTCattcaaggtctgctgtgccagctagcTGTCTGCAGAGGTGGGgcagcacacacaaaaaacacatacacagccaaacatctaaccacacTGGTGACCCACAACTTCATGACTCAGTGAACAGCAAGCTGGGTCTACATTATGGTGCATAGCTgcatgtgtcagtgaaaggctctggcaggagtaGGCCACAGGAAAAGGCTCAGCAGGGagagctgctggagtctttccccacAGCCAGAGTCTCCCTGCCCTAGgcaaaggctccagcagctcccagagtCAGGGAAAGGGTCTGGCagcaaactgaggcagggaggaagggggacactgcgttgctaaaaatagcagtgtagataggGGAGGCAGTGCCTGGATGAGTTGAGGGCCAGTGTAAGGTACATATCCACAGGGTTCAGTCATGTCTTTAGTCTCCTAAGCCGTGCCTCAccttctacactgctatttataacTGTGCTAGAGAAGTCCCTACACCACGATTGGAATGAAGCTAGAGGCGAGTGTAAGGTATGAGCACTTTAGATAGCTCTGTAGTTCAAAAATCATACACAAAAATCATACACAAAAATTAAAGTTAGTTTGAAAGTATTCTAAagtttcaaacacacacaaagatggatGTGAGATTTTGAAGTCAGAAGATAGCtttttttctctcacacacagtgtAATGTAACGAGGGAGAGAGATTTAAGGATGCATTTTTCACCAGCAGGTAATTCTCACTCAAATGTGTAAACACAGCACAGCTGCAGGGGATGAGTGTGAGATGCAGAGCAGAACAGTTATTTAACAAAATTGCTAGCTCCCACTAGCACTTAAAGGTACAAATTGAATTAaagtaagaaaacaaaacagaatttatcATCCAACAATGAATTTCCACAAATGATAACACATTTGAGATTTAGTTATGTACTCAACAAACCACAGATGTCAAGAGTAGCTCTTTTAAGCAGTATACCAGATAATTTAGTAATCAAGTGAAGTGAGCGCAGCACTACACACACAAGTGTAAGCAATAATTGGCAATTACAAGTGAAAGCACACAGTCTAACTCAGCACCAAATcaattttaattataattttgtcAAATTCAAATCCTATAACTTAGTCCGGTTGCCCCTCCagttgccggcagttcagctgtccctccccccactgccatgtgctactcctgccctctgccttggagctgctccagggagccttctgcttgctgtgcgggggtgagaggaggggagaggaggggggctaatgtcagggtgttcccctccccctctgctcctgcccctcacttaccccttctccataggGCAGGCGGggggacacaacagggctcaggacagaaggagcttgctggctgcagctactgtctcaacttgctgatctacttaaaaaggcaattgTAGGATGCCTATCTCTGCATACTCATCTTACAGGGAGATTGGGCTCCAAACTCAGGCTCTGCGGATCCCAGTGTCATACCTGTGATTTTCTACGACCCTAAAAGTTAGATGTTGTAATTCTCGATGTCACAACACCTAGGCCCCTTGGTGGATCCAGGCCCAAAACACTATCAAGAATAAATGAGAAGTCACATTGTATAAGATAAAGATGGTTCTAGGTGAATAACATCAAACTTTAATATAGGAGCTGAACAGAGGATGCTATAATCAAATCCCATCATAACATGGGACTCTAGCTCAGCCTcttgctctgcacagctctgttCCTGGCAGTTAATTTCATTCTCTCCTTTAACAACTATTGCATGTTCTTGTTATATGGTCACTCCAGACTGTCCTGACTCTCTGGGAATCATAGGACCCAACAAAGGTGTTATTTACTTGATCCACCCCTAGCCAGGACACTTCTAGGCTTTGTGTCCTGTTTGGATTTTCTTATGCCTAATGAGGGTTGAGCTGTGCCGGAATAGTTTCCCGCAGTGGgggcattcatagggtctctctcccctGTGAATTCTCTGATGTGATCGAAGGTGTGAGTTGCAAGTAAAGCTTTTCTCGCATTCATTGCATTTGTAAGGTCTCTGCCCTGTGTGAGTTCTCTGGTGGTCAGTAAGGGCTGACTTCTTGCAgaaacttttcccacattcaGGGCATTTAAAGggtttttctcctgtgtggattctctggtgagTAATAAGGGCTGATctgcaaaggaagcttttcccacagttgtTGCACGTGTTTGGTCTCTCTCCAGTGGGGATTCTCTGCTGAACAGTTTCTTTGATTTGCTTAACCCCTCTGCTCTTCTGAGCGGATTTACCCTGTCTCTGCCCTGGCTGGTTTCCCTGATGTCTCTCTGGTCTGCACTGACTCTGCAAGGCCTCCTTGTGCTCAGGGTTCTGGAAAACATTCCTTTCAGATCTTCCTGATAGAATCCCATGTGTTTCCATTTGCTCGGGACCTTCCTGCTGAGGGTTCTCCTCCTTgttctcactcaccatcccatCACCTGCTGGGACAGAGACAGAATCCAGACAGAAGTCACTCCCTGTGCTGGGGGAAAGGGAATCTcagaaagagggaaaggaaagggggaaTAAACCCAAACAACTGCTGGGAAGATGAAAATATCAGGAGCTAAATCACCACCCCTCCAAAAAatcttccccagaggagagacaGGAGGGGACCCAGCCATTCTTCACATCCTCTGAATATAAATAAAGGCAGGGGCTGAAGAGTCAGACAGTcttgattcatagatactaaggtcagaagggaccattatgatcatctagtctgacctccaccACAACGCAGGccccagaatttcacccacccacttgATGAAGAGCCATGTTTGCATGAGGATACAAGAATTGGTTTCTGAGGCAGGTTAGCTGATTCCTCACCTGTGTGGGCATCTCTTGAGATCTCCCTTTCCTCATAGCCCCAGAGACTGGGGATCCATggctcctcccctcgttccagccaGGAGATCACACTGGGTTTGGAAATCAGAAATCCTGCTTGGGGAAAGGGAACAAATGCTTATCTTGTTCATTAAGGTTAGTGCAAAGTTACTTCCAGACCCAGGATCTGAGCAGCAAAATGCAAAAAGGGTCTTTCCCCTACCCATCCCCACATTACAGGGACTGGGCTATAAACTGTAAAAGATCCCATGATGAACTGGGCTGGAGCAAGGGTTCATCCACTCTGCCTAGGGAGC
It encodes the following:
- the LOC140898241 gene encoding zinc finger protein 2-like isoform X1; the protein is MRRRSDMAIAKPVIFEEVAVYFTKGEWALLDLGQRALYRDIMQENYEIVASLGFLISKPSVISWLERGEEPWIPSLWGYEEREISRDAHTAGDGMVSENKEENPQQEGPEQMETHGILSGRSERNVFQNPEHKEALQSQCRPERHQGNQPGQRQGKSAQKSRGVKQIKETVQQRIPTGERPNTCNNCGKSFLCRSALITHQRIHTGEKPFKCPECGKSFCKKSALTDHQRTHTGQRPYKCNECEKSFTCNSHLRSHQRIHRGERPYECPHCGKLFRHSSTLIRHKKIQTGHKA
- the LOC140898241 gene encoding zinc finger protein 774-like isoform X3 — its product is MDTLGDMRELGLCCEGFLISKPSVISWLERGEEPWIPSLWGYEEREISRDAHTAGDGMVSENKEENPQQEGPEQMETHGILSGRSERNVFQNPEHKEALQSQCRPERHQGNQPGQRQGKSAQKSRGVKQIKETVQQRIPTGERPNTCNNCGKSFLCRSALITHQRIHTGEKPFKCPECGKSFCKKSALTDHQRTHTGQRPYKCNECEKSFTCNSHLRSHQRIHRGERPYECPHCGKLFRHSSTLIRHKKIQTGHKA
- the LOC140898241 gene encoding zinc finger protein 688-like isoform X2 → MRRRSDMAIAKPVIFEEVAVYFTKGEWALLDLGQRALYRDIMQENYEIVASLGFLISKPSVISWLERGEEPWIPSLWGYEEREISRDAHTGDGMVSENKEENPQQEGPEQMETHGILSGRSERNVFQNPEHKEALQSQCRPERHQGNQPGQRQGKSAQKSRGVKQIKETVQQRIPTGERPNTCNNCGKSFLCRSALITHQRIHTGEKPFKCPECGKSFCKKSALTDHQRTHTGQRPYKCNECEKSFTCNSHLRSHQRIHRGERPYECPHCGKLFRHSSTLIRHKKIQTGHKA